Proteins found in one Salvia splendens isolate huo1 chromosome 10, SspV2, whole genome shotgun sequence genomic segment:
- the LOC121751489 gene encoding uncharacterized protein LOC121751489, translating into MATLLSKLRRAVEKIKFLLNLSVNRWKVATMISKRGLSFNDRPGLMACVEDSGSDESPGSSRGLQRTTSYLPEDDIDKRADAFIANFYKQLQFERQISLQLRYCRENSSP; encoded by the coding sequence ATGGCGACGTTGCTTAGCAAGCTGAGAAGGGCGGTGGAGAAGATCAAGTTTCTGCTTAATTTGAGCGTGAATAGATGGAAAGTGGCGACGATGATAAGCAAGAGAGGGCTGAGCTTCAACGATAGGCCCGGATTGATGGCCTGCGTGGAGGATTCGGGCTCTGACGAGAGCCCAGGGTCGTCGAGGGGGCTACAAAGGACGACCAGTTACCTGCCGGAAGATGATATCGATAAGAGAGCCGATGCGTTTATTGCTAATTTCTACAAGCAGCTTCAGTTCGAGAGGCAGATTTCGTTGCAGCTTAGGTATTGTAGAGAGAATTCTTCTCCATAA
- the LOC121753303 gene encoding mitochondrial outer membrane protein porin 4-like, with the protein MGNGPAPFSEIGKRARDLLTRDYNYDQKFSLAIPTSTGMGFTATGVKKGQIFVGDISTQYRSGKTIVDVKVDTYSNVSTKVTYDVGPGTKAAVSFNVPDHKSGKLDVHYLHHHAAINSSIGLNPSPQLEVSAAIGSKYIAIGGEVGFDTSSSSFTKYNAGISFNKQDFSAAVLLIDKGQTVKASYAHVVNPLTGTEVAAEMTHRLSSFQNSFSLGSVHKIDSLTSMKTRFSDDGKIAISSQREWRPKSLVTFSAEYDTKAINTAPKCGLSIALKP; encoded by the exons ATGGGCAACGGCCCCGCTCCCTTTTCAGAAATTGGCAAACGAGCAAGAG ATCTCTTGACCAGAGATTACAATTATGATCAGAAGTTCTCCCTCGCCATCCCAACCTCTACTGGAATG GGATTTACAGCTACTGGAGTGAAGAAGGGTCAAATATTTGTTGGTGATATAAGCACACAGTACAGAAGTGGAAAAACTATTGTTGATGTCAAAGTTGATACATACTCTAAT GTTTCTACCAAAGTGACTTATGATGTAGGGCCTGGAACAAAAGCAGCAGTTAGCTTTAATGTTCCTGATCACAAGTCTGGGAAG CTCGATGTGCATTACCTTCATCATCATGCTGCCATTAATTCTAGTATTGGCTTGAACCCAAGTCCTCAACTAGAAGTTTCTGCAGCAATAGGCTCCAAGTATATTGCTATTGGTGGTGAAGTTGGATTTGATACCTCTTCGTCGTCTTTTACTAAATACAATGCTGGAATAAGCTTCAACAAACAAGACTTTTCTGCAGCCGTTTTATT GATTGACAAGGGACAAACTGTGAAGGCTTCTTATGCACACGTGGTTAACCCTTTGACGGGAACAGAAGTTGCTGCTGAGATGACGCACAGATTATCCAGTTTCCAGAATAGCTTCAGCCTGGGAAGCGTCCATAAGATTGATAGCCTCACGTCAATGAAGACAAGATTCTCCGATGATGGTAAGATTGCTATATCTAGCCAACGGGAATGGAGGCCTAAGTCACTAGTAACGTTTTCAGCAGAGTATGACACCAAGGCCATCAACACAGCTCCAAAATGTGGCCTCTCCATTGCTCTCAAGCCCTGA